From one Synergistaceae bacterium genomic stretch:
- a CDS encoding glycosyltransferase family 39 protein, whose amino-acid sequence MEKNLMSDNKLRTLIFAAVTVVIILSGWLCDDAYHGFVMAKHLVEGNGFVYNIGERVNASTCPLFTLIIAGIYALFGRGMYIIGIGTCVIFSVLCVYMLLYKTCRTRGDLIFITLILCSKSFISYSTSGLENSLLFALGMLFFLVMFKSESYSGGELFILSFLAGLIALTRMDNILIYLPFLIYCFIVRKNKIGRLPAFFIGFAGVLPFIAWEIFSLFYYGFLFPNTAYIKLGTMISLRLYIRKGIEYVIASFAMDPAVIIIPVAYIFIALLMCRDIRHKLLSLGTALYIIYVIRIGGDFMSGRHFTVIYILSSAAVVMILRENIIKFDIKRASKILVVCMMYAVTIGNLLDSVVK is encoded by the coding sequence ATGGAGAAAAATTTAATGAGCGATAACAAATTAAGAACTTTGATTTTTGCGGCTGTTACAGTTGTAATTATATTATCCGGCTGGCTTTGTGATGATGCTTATCACGGTTTTGTAATGGCCAAGCACTTAGTCGAGGGTAACGGATTTGTATATAATATCGGCGAACGTGTGAATGCGAGTACATGTCCGTTATTTACGCTGATTATTGCGGGGATTTATGCTTTATTCGGGCGCGGAATGTATATTATAGGCATTGGGACGTGTGTAATTTTTTCTGTCTTGTGCGTGTATATGCTTCTGTATAAGACTTGCAGGACTCGCGGGGATTTAATATTTATTACGCTGATATTGTGCAGTAAGTCATTTATTTCGTATTCAACGTCAGGGCTTGAGAACTCGTTATTATTTGCGCTGGGGATGTTATTTTTTCTTGTGATGTTCAAGAGTGAAAGTTATTCCGGCGGAGAGTTATTTATTTTGTCATTTCTTGCGGGATTAATCGCGCTGACTAGAATGGATAATATTTTGATATATTTGCCGTTCCTGATATATTGCTTCATTGTGAGAAAAAATAAAATTGGACGTTTGCCGGCGTTCTTTATTGGATTTGCTGGGGTGCTGCCGTTTATAGCGTGGGAAATTTTTTCGTTGTTCTATTATGGATTCTTGTTTCCCAATACTGCATATATAAAGTTAGGTACGATGATTTCATTGCGTCTGTATATCAGAAAGGGCATTGAATACGTTATAGCGAGTTTTGCTATGGATCCTGCTGTAATAATAATTCCTGTTGCGTATATATTTATTGCGTTGTTAATGTGCAGGGACATTCGGCATAAATTATTATCTTTAGGGACGGCGTTATATATAATTTATGTGATAAGAATCGGCGGTGATTTCATGTCCGGCCGTCATTTCACGGTGATTTATATTCTTTCGTCAGCGGCTGTAGTTATGATTCTCC